One part of the Bdellovibrio bacteriovorus genome encodes these proteins:
- a CDS encoding FixH family protein — protein MFKNFMLAAGLMLASVTASAQQSADCPLSFHDSELCATIEFAQAPNQNTDSPFILKVYDLTSTASVPVLVDPAQLKVDLWMNMGHHGHGTSPVKIEKQEVGTFLISEAYFVMPGKWLIRVWINNEKSEMTVVVKP, from the coding sequence ATGTTTAAGAACTTCATGCTTGCTGCAGGTCTGATGCTGGCATCTGTAACAGCTTCAGCTCAACAATCCGCAGATTGCCCGCTTTCTTTCCATGACAGCGAATTATGTGCAACTATTGAGTTTGCACAGGCGCCAAATCAAAACACAGATTCGCCGTTTATCCTGAAAGTATATGATCTGACCAGCACGGCTTCTGTGCCTGTCCTGGTGGATCCGGCTCAATTGAAAGTGGATTTGTGGATGAACATGGGTCACCACGGCCATGGAACATCACCGGTAAAAATCGAAAAGCAGGAAGTCGGAACTTTCCTGATTTCTGAAGCTTACTTTGTGATGCCGGGTAAATGGCTGATCCGCGTTTGGATCAATAATGAGAAGAGCGAAATGACTGTGGTGGTGAAGCCTTAG
- a CDS encoding serine protease spb1 has product MKLLALALIFASSPALAASCCGGSFSFPALILGDDKAQVTGTLSQSEITDDVLASGKWIRRKDDNRAQMLKLEGAALINDSLQGGFSLPVHSKNSRTSDTNSGLGDVSLYLGHETFPELTYSAWKPRGVTFLQLTLPTSPSIYDSALNASDIRGRGFYSLGAGLALIKAWKVWDFNFSSELHRSFERTASGEAYNGEATIRPGWGTTQSLGVGWNRRDFRLGSTLAFLYEEAIAINGSTTSEGHAQKNFTLSVAGSYMINLESAVTVSYADQSLIGNPVNSSLSNTINLSYQQRWPR; this is encoded by the coding sequence ATGAAACTGCTGGCGCTGGCTTTGATTTTCGCAAGCTCTCCAGCATTGGCTGCCAGTTGCTGTGGTGGCAGCTTTTCATTTCCAGCGTTGATCCTGGGCGACGACAAGGCTCAGGTCACAGGAACCCTCAGTCAGTCTGAAATCACTGACGATGTTCTGGCCAGCGGCAAGTGGATCCGCCGCAAAGATGACAACCGCGCGCAGATGCTAAAACTGGAAGGGGCTGCACTTATCAACGACAGCCTTCAGGGTGGCTTTTCCCTGCCCGTGCATTCCAAAAACAGCCGCACCTCTGACACCAACTCAGGGCTTGGGGATGTGTCGCTGTACCTGGGGCATGAAACCTTCCCTGAGCTGACATATTCTGCCTGGAAACCTCGCGGGGTCACGTTCCTGCAATTGACCCTGCCCACAAGCCCGTCCATTTATGACAGTGCTTTGAATGCATCGGACATTCGGGGCCGCGGCTTTTACTCTTTGGGCGCAGGACTGGCGCTGATCAAAGCATGGAAAGTGTGGGATTTTAATTTCAGTTCCGAACTTCACAGATCATTTGAAAGAACCGCTTCCGGTGAAGCCTACAACGGCGAAGCCACCATCCGTCCGGGCTGGGGCACGACACAAAGCCTGGGCGTTGGCTGGAACCGCAGGGACTTCCGTTTGGGAAGCACTTTGGCGTTTCTGTATGAAGAAGCTATTGCCATCAACGGCTCAACGACTTCAGAGGGGCACGCACAAAAGAACTTCACGCTAAGTGTTGCCGGAAGTTACATGATCAATCTGGAATCGGCTGTAACCGTCAGCTACGCCGATCAAAGTCTGATCGGCAATCCCGTTAATTCAAGTTTATCTAATACCATTAATCTGAGCTACCAACAGCGGTGGCCCCGTTAG
- a CDS encoding thioredoxin-like domain-containing protein, whose protein sequence is MRNGLIFTLILMISQICMGADKITSLSGADVLNGEPKTITTANHKATIAVFLSAKCPCSASHEALLKELAQKYKDFQFVGIHSNSDETAEETQKHFREAHLLFPVIQDARSQWANKLGALKTPHAFVLNPSGEMIYHGGVTDSHVGPSAKKQFLKEVLEDLQAGKPSRHKEGRALGCYIQRADEA, encoded by the coding sequence ATGCGAAACGGTCTGATTTTCACCCTTATTTTGATGATCTCTCAAATCTGTATGGGAGCTGATAAAATCACCAGCCTGTCCGGAGCGGATGTACTGAATGGTGAACCCAAGACCATTACCACCGCCAATCACAAAGCCACGATTGCCGTCTTTCTATCCGCGAAGTGCCCTTGCTCTGCCAGCCACGAAGCTTTACTAAAGGAGCTGGCCCAAAAATACAAAGACTTCCAATTCGTGGGCATACATTCCAACTCGGACGAAACCGCTGAAGAAACACAAAAGCATTTCCGCGAAGCCCATCTGCTGTTCCCGGTGATACAAGATGCGCGCAGCCAGTGGGCAAACAAGCTGGGTGCCTTGAAAACTCCTCATGCCTTTGTCCTTAATCCTTCCGGCGAAATGATTTATCACGGCGGCGTGACCGACAGTCACGTGGGTCCTTCTGCTAAAAAGCAGTTCCTAAAAGAAGTTCTGGAAGACCTGCAGGCCGGAAAACCCTCCCGCCACAAGGAAGGACGCGCTTTGGGGTGTTACATCCAACGAGCGGATGAAGCATGA
- a CDS encoding cation:proton antiporter has protein sequence MTIIVQGLLLLGCLLILLASVGGVKFPDTLTRMAAVSKSSTLGVVLLCAAAALHFGDAYMGGLLGLAALVLFLGIPVSSYLMGRVRVRHARVIPLQLKRNDLQSDEPSVFS, from the coding sequence ATGACGATCATCGTGCAGGGGCTGTTATTATTGGGATGCCTTTTGATTTTACTGGCCTCGGTCGGAGGAGTGAAGTTTCCCGACACGCTGACACGAATGGCGGCGGTTTCCAAATCGTCAACACTGGGGGTGGTTCTTTTGTGTGCGGCCGCAGCCCTGCATTTTGGTGATGCCTATATGGGGGGATTGCTGGGATTAGCGGCTTTGGTGCTGTTCCTGGGCATTCCGGTATCTTCGTATTTGATGGGGCGTGTGCGGGTGCGCCATGCCCGGGTTATCCCGCTGCAACTGAAAAGAAATGATTTGCAGTCCGATGAGCCCTCAGTCTTTTCTTGA
- a CDS encoding FixH family protein, translating into MKYLIVFLALTLCACARPDYLPEATAVNNEQNDPQSNCAILFNKENICAELLWKQAPTSTDFSEFELRFNASIPAENLSVILWMPSMGHGSSPVKIESLGDGKFRVFNVFFIMPGDWEIRIVLKDSQATLDQAHVPLVVP; encoded by the coding sequence ATGAAATATCTGATTGTGTTTTTGGCACTGACCCTTTGCGCCTGCGCCCGTCCTGATTATTTGCCAGAAGCAACCGCGGTGAACAACGAGCAAAACGATCCACAGTCAAACTGTGCGATCCTGTTCAACAAAGAAAACATCTGCGCTGAGCTGCTCTGGAAGCAAGCCCCCACCAGCACCGATTTTTCCGAATTCGAACTTCGCTTCAACGCTTCGATACCGGCAGAGAATCTGTCGGTGATTCTGTGGATGCCTTCCATGGGACATGGCTCCTCTCCAGTAAAAATTGAATCTTTGGGCGACGGAAAATTCCGCGTGTTTAACGTGTTCTTCATCATGCCCGGTGACTGGGAAATTCGCATCGTGCTTAAAGACAGCCAGGCGACTCTGGATCAGGCGCATGTGCCTTTGGTGGTACCGTAA
- a CDS encoding sodium:proton antiporter produces MIDFLSLSIALLFSAGVWLILSRDWLTLILGISVLGHAVNLLILKSGGSQGADHLSQALILTAIVIGLGMTAVLLVLASQGLKYSKSRDADFLPEDSE; encoded by the coding sequence ATGATTGACTTTCTCTCGCTCAGTATTGCGCTGCTTTTTTCCGCCGGTGTGTGGTTGATCCTGTCGCGCGACTGGCTGACTTTGATTCTGGGGATAAGCGTTCTGGGGCACGCGGTGAATCTGCTGATTTTAAAAAGCGGAGGATCCCAGGGCGCTGATCACCTAAGCCAGGCGCTGATTTTAACGGCCATCGTGATCGGTTTGGGAATGACGGCAGTGCTATTGGTACTGGCCAGTCAGGGACTTAAATATTCAAAATCCCGGGATGCGGATTTTCTGCCGGAGGATTCGGAATGA
- a CDS encoding Na+/H+ antiporter subunit E: MMRVVWVVEVLLKFAWDFCVAVLQVVSWVFRPNRFMKPVIVRLPLDIKSKWGIWWLSLIIFLIPGSMVIRVRQDLGLLYVHLLHTDDADKDMEVLKSRFEYKLRLILGEVKS; this comes from the coding sequence ATGATGCGGGTTGTGTGGGTGGTGGAAGTGCTGCTGAAGTTTGCCTGGGATTTTTGTGTTGCCGTTTTACAAGTGGTGTCCTGGGTGTTTCGTCCCAACCGGTTTATGAAGCCTGTTATTGTGCGTCTGCCGTTGGATATTAAAAGTAAATGGGGGATCTGGTGGCTGTCGCTGATCATATTCCTGATTCCCGGTTCTATGGTGATTCGGGTGCGTCAGGATCTGGGGCTTTTGTATGTGCATCTGTTGCATACCGATGATGCCGATAAGGATATGGAAGTTTTAAAATCCCGTTTTGAATACAAACTGCGTTTGATACTGGGGGAGGTGAAGTCATGA
- a CDS encoding glycoside hydrolase family 13 protein, giving the protein MSEVQKNWWKEAVVYQVYPRSFKDSNGDGMGDLQGLISKLDYLKDLGIDVIWICPMYKSPQDDNGYDISDYQDIHHEFGTMKDFDQLLQQVHARGMKLIIDLVVNHTSDEHPWFIESRSSKNNPKRDWYIWRDGKNGKEPNNWESIFSGSAWKFDELTQQYFMHIFSSKQPDLNWENLDMRKAVYDMINWWLDKGIDGFRVDAISHARKEPGLADMPNPNNLEYVPSYDKHMNVNGIQEYLKDLCTNTFNKYDIMTVAEANGVSAENAEEWVGTAQKKFNMIIQFEHVGLWDANPERRVDLAKLKSVLGRWQKGLEGRGWNALFVENHDVPRITSKWGDIQNYWRESTTSIATMYFMMQGTPFIYQGQEIGMTNTVFSGPEDFNDVSAKNIFTIRRRQGATDAEITADLASASRDNARTPMQWDASEQGGFTTGRPWLKVNPNYKTINVAAQEQDPNSVLNFYRNLIRLRKNHPVFIYGVYDEVLGKHDQIYAYTRTDENEKMLVMANMTGKPAKFDLPGISLSSANLLMANQTVADHSQITGGELRPFESRIYKIN; this is encoded by the coding sequence GTGTCCGAAGTTCAAAAGAATTGGTGGAAAGAAGCGGTCGTTTATCAGGTTTATCCTCGCAGCTTTAAGGATTCCAATGGCGACGGCATGGGGGACCTGCAGGGTTTGATTTCCAAATTGGATTACCTGAAAGATCTGGGCATTGATGTGATCTGGATTTGTCCTATGTACAAATCCCCGCAGGACGATAACGGCTACGACATCAGTGATTATCAGGATATTCACCATGAATTCGGCACCATGAAGGATTTTGATCAGCTTTTGCAGCAGGTTCACGCCCGGGGTATGAAGCTGATCATTGATCTGGTGGTGAATCACACCAGTGACGAACATCCTTGGTTTATCGAGTCCCGCAGTTCTAAAAACAATCCCAAGCGGGACTGGTACATCTGGCGCGACGGAAAAAACGGCAAAGAGCCCAACAACTGGGAAAGTATTTTCAGCGGGTCGGCCTGGAAGTTTGATGAGCTGACCCAGCAGTATTTCATGCATATTTTCTCAAGCAAGCAGCCGGATCTGAACTGGGAAAATCTGGACATGCGTAAAGCTGTGTATGACATGATCAACTGGTGGCTGGATAAGGGCATTGATGGTTTCCGCGTCGATGCCATCAGCCACGCCCGCAAAGAGCCGGGCCTTGCCGATATGCCCAATCCGAACAATCTTGAGTACGTGCCGTCTTACGACAAACACATGAACGTGAACGGCATTCAGGAATACCTGAAAGACCTTTGCACCAACACCTTCAATAAGTATGACATCATGACGGTGGCGGAAGCCAACGGTGTGTCGGCTGAAAACGCGGAAGAGTGGGTGGGCACTGCCCAGAAGAAGTTCAACATGATTATCCAGTTTGAACACGTGGGTCTGTGGGATGCAAATCCCGAGCGCCGTGTGGATCTGGCAAAGCTGAAGTCAGTTCTGGGCCGTTGGCAAAAGGGTCTTGAGGGGCGTGGTTGGAATGCTTTGTTCGTGGAAAACCACGATGTCCCCCGCATCACTTCCAAATGGGGTGATATTCAGAACTACTGGCGTGAAAGCACGACGTCGATTGCAACCATGTACTTCATGATGCAGGGAACGCCGTTCATCTATCAGGGGCAGGAAATCGGGATGACCAACACGGTCTTTAGCGGGCCTGAGGACTTTAACGATGTGTCCGCGAAAAACATTTTCACAATTCGCCGCAGGCAAGGTGCGACAGATGCCGAGATCACGGCAGACCTTGCCAGTGCCTCTCGAGACAATGCCAGAACTCCCATGCAATGGGATGCTTCTGAGCAGGGTGGTTTCACCACAGGTCGTCCTTGGTTGAAGGTGAATCCGAATTATAAGACCATCAACGTCGCAGCTCAGGAGCAGGATCCAAATTCAGTTCTGAATTTTTATCGCAATCTGATTCGACTCCGCAAAAATCATCCGGTATTCATCTATGGTGTCTATGACGAGGTTCTTGGCAAGCATGATCAGATCTATGCTTACACCCGCACTGACGAGAATGAGAAAATGCTCGTGATGGCCAACATGACTGGCAAGCCTGCGAAATTTGATCTGCCGGGAATCAGTCTGTCTTCGGCGAATCTTTTGATGGCGAATCAAACCGTGGCTGATCACAGTCAGATCACCGGTGGAGAGCTTCGCCCGTTTGAAAGTCGCATCTATAAAATAAACTAA
- the mbhE gene encoding hydrogen gas-evolving membrane-bound hydrogenase subunit E yields the protein MKMPLILSRKAPSKLSKSILLGTLEEINKKEVQMLMYWVILFFLLALMAPLCLRLPSAVWRVLFLLPYLGAFGESLKPFIEQSWPFPRDGLSEFFACIVSGIGACVSVYAGTYFKTVERRRFFPLFFAFTGSMLGVLWADNIFVFYGFWEATGLCSFLLIGFKFTDPDVRKGAKQALVLNIAGGLCLLLALLMLSQASGSNSLLEILYGHTEYQHSQLTMLMIMIAAMIKSAQFPFHFWLPGAMVAPTPASCYLHSATMVKLGVFLLARFSPLFDKNLDWLMTLGLVGAATLIWGMIVSLTKTDLKQLFAWTTVSSLGGMCMLVGLHEAYSWKAFFSYILAHSFYKASLFMCVGNIDKQMGGRSLDHVSGLYRRMPLTSLALLMALGSMMGLPFSMGFLSKEYLFKSALALKFPGSFLVLALLGASIMSIVVGYRLIVVIFAQQEDRQVLHEVQASMWGPPLLLASGGWLAGFFLNDINKYFLNPVVSAIVLRDVELNLEMWTGVNLALILSLISMGLGTVLAARYAGVVTKAAVWMKGLYKPSPRVGHMGTLAKKVMDRLQSGRLSFYILWMLLVPCLVLPWFLPLRDYAPSLRTDELILFQVIPFALVVLGLLPLIFSLKPLLKVVGVGVVGIGISLFYLSVGATDLAMTQMAVETLSVVVLTLSLVFLRPNPSGFSVLYRTVRALATAGAFVGALLLCGVMADGKLSSRVADFYRENALPLGKGSNVVNVILVDFRALDTLGEITVLGIVGMGIHFMLLRKRRLNLTLRPSIILYTSARVMAPLFTVISLIILLRGHNTPGGGFIAGLVLAISFTFYGLVFGEDGARKVLVMKPLSWICTGLLLAFTAGMLPVFWGKPFLTALWLPGGLAFLGTPLLFDMGVYLLVLGMGTSLFFAFLRRDV from the coding sequence ATGAAAATGCCTTTGATTTTATCCCGAAAAGCCCCTTCAAAGTTGTCGAAATCCATCCTGTTGGGAACACTTGAGGAGATAAACAAAAAAGAGGTGCAGATGCTGATGTACTGGGTGATTTTGTTTTTCCTTTTGGCGCTGATGGCCCCGTTGTGTTTACGGCTGCCTTCCGCAGTATGGCGTGTGCTTTTTTTGCTGCCTTATCTTGGTGCCTTTGGGGAAAGCTTAAAACCCTTTATTGAACAATCCTGGCCTTTTCCCCGCGACGGTCTGTCCGAGTTCTTCGCCTGCATTGTCAGTGGTATTGGTGCTTGCGTCAGCGTGTATGCTGGCACCTACTTTAAGACCGTGGAAAGGCGCAGATTTTTTCCGCTGTTTTTTGCCTTCACCGGGAGCATGCTGGGGGTTCTTTGGGCTGACAATATTTTTGTGTTCTATGGCTTTTGGGAGGCCACGGGCCTTTGTTCGTTTTTGCTGATCGGATTTAAATTCACTGATCCTGATGTGCGCAAAGGTGCCAAACAGGCGCTGGTTCTTAATATTGCCGGGGGCTTGTGTCTGCTGCTGGCACTGTTGATGTTGTCACAAGCTTCGGGCAGCAACTCGCTGCTGGAAATTCTGTACGGGCACACGGAATATCAGCACAGCCAACTGACGATGCTGATGATTATGATTGCTGCGATGATCAAGTCGGCACAATTTCCATTTCATTTCTGGCTGCCAGGAGCCATGGTGGCCCCGACGCCGGCCAGTTGTTATTTGCATTCGGCCACGATGGTTAAGCTGGGGGTGTTCCTGCTGGCAAGGTTCAGCCCGTTGTTTGATAAGAATCTGGATTGGCTGATGACGCTGGGGCTTGTCGGCGCGGCCACTCTGATCTGGGGCATGATTGTTTCACTGACCAAGACGGATCTGAAGCAGTTGTTTGCATGGACCACGGTCAGCTCTCTGGGTGGGATGTGCATGCTGGTCGGATTGCACGAAGCTTATTCATGGAAGGCTTTTTTTTCCTACATTCTGGCGCACTCTTTTTACAAGGCCAGTCTGTTCATGTGTGTGGGAAACATCGACAAACAAATGGGCGGGCGCAGTCTGGATCATGTCTCGGGTCTTTATCGTCGGATGCCTTTGACGTCGCTGGCTCTGTTGATGGCTTTGGGGTCGATGATGGGGCTTCCCTTCAGCATGGGCTTTTTAAGCAAAGAGTATCTTTTTAAGTCCGCTCTGGCTTTGAAGTTCCCGGGATCATTTTTGGTCCTGGCCTTGCTGGGGGCCAGTATCATGTCCATCGTGGTCGGGTATCGTTTGATCGTGGTGATCTTTGCCCAGCAGGAGGACCGGCAAGTCCTGCATGAAGTGCAGGCGAGTATGTGGGGGCCTCCTTTGTTGCTGGCTTCTGGCGGCTGGTTGGCGGGCTTTTTCTTAAACGACATCAATAAATATTTCCTGAATCCGGTTGTGTCGGCCATCGTGTTGCGCGATGTGGAATTGAATCTTGAAATGTGGACCGGAGTGAATCTGGCGCTGATTCTTAGTTTGATTTCCATGGGCCTCGGGACTGTGCTTGCCGCCCGGTACGCCGGCGTCGTCACCAAGGCGGCCGTGTGGATGAAGGGTTTATACAAGCCTTCACCGCGAGTCGGCCATATGGGAACGCTGGCCAAAAAAGTCATGGACCGCCTGCAAAGTGGGCGTTTGAGTTTTTATATTCTGTGGATGCTGCTGGTGCCTTGTCTGGTGCTGCCGTGGTTTTTACCGCTTCGGGACTATGCGCCTTCCTTGAGGACCGACGAGCTGATTCTTTTTCAGGTCATTCCCTTTGCGCTGGTGGTGCTGGGACTGCTTCCGCTGATTTTTAGTCTAAAGCCTCTTTTGAAAGTGGTTGGGGTGGGGGTCGTTGGTATCGGTATCAGTCTGTTTTACCTCAGTGTCGGTGCCACCGATCTGGCTATGACTCAGATGGCGGTGGAAACTCTTTCAGTCGTGGTATTGACTTTGTCGCTGGTGTTCTTAAGGCCGAATCCGTCGGGATTCAGCGTTTTGTATCGCACCGTGCGCGCGCTTGCAACGGCGGGTGCCTTTGTCGGCGCACTGCTTTTGTGTGGAGTCATGGCCGACGGAAAGCTTTCTTCGCGGGTCGCGGATTTCTATCGTGAAAACGCGCTGCCTTTGGGAAAAGGATCCAATGTTGTGAATGTGATTCTGGTGGATTTTCGCGCGCTGGATACCTTGGGTGAAATCACGGTTCTGGGAATTGTGGGCATGGGAATTCATTTTATGCTTTTGCGAAAGCGGCGCCTGAATTTGACTTTGCGGCCCTCTATCATTTTGTATACTTCCGCGCGGGTGATGGCTCCGTTGTTCACCGTGATTTCCTTGATCATTCTTTTGCGGGGTCACAACACCCCAGGGGGTGGTTTTATTGCGGGGCTGGTCCTGGCCATCTCTTTCACATTTTACGGACTGGTGTTTGGCGAAGATGGCGCGCGCAAGGTGCTGGTGATGAAGCCCTTAAGCTGGATCTGCACCGGACTGCTGCTGGCGTTCACGGCGGGGATGTTGCCGGTGTTCTGGGGTAAACCCTTTCTGACGGCATTGTGGTTGCCGGGGGGGCTGGCTTTCCTGGGCACGCCTCTGTTGTTTGATATGGGTGTTTATCTGCTGGTACTGGGAATGGGGACCAGCCTGTTTTTTGCCTTCCTGCGGAGGGACGTATGA
- a CDS encoding complex I subunit 5 family protein, with amino-acid sequence MAPLLISFVTALLTYMCRKNSLLLRSVSLAGSVGALGAAVQLFLRVEDGGIQTLQLGNWLAPFGISFSVGLLAAVMLVGSSVVALCGNLSMQALLNRQWELRGYYSLFHFMMMGVFGAFSTGDLFNLYVWYEVMLASSFFLVAMSRYRTSVTGAYKYAVLSILSSVAFLIGIAFIYNTAGSLDIVDLIQYQRSYGQNLGMVVGLCCLVMAFSVKSALFPFFFWMPAAYPVTLTAVAGVFAGFLTKVGVYSLLRILVPVSTLPGSERLLPLLFSLALLSMILGVLGALSRDNMKGILAFHSTSQVGYMVLGLSLGTSAGIAACVFYMIHHMLVKTNLFFAVAVMEKASGTSFVSESGGLWKARPLLGAVFAFSALSLIGVPPLSGFWGKVLTLQAALGEERWLAVGMALAVSLLTLMSMLKIWNGVFWKPAVSSLPENDRQGRGRWMMVPLLVMSLLILSVGLGFQPLMNLTERVAQELMEGGLR; translated from the coding sequence ATGGCCCCGTTGCTGATCAGCTTTGTAACGGCGTTGCTGACGTATATGTGCAGAAAGAATTCGCTATTGCTGCGAAGTGTGTCCCTGGCCGGCTCGGTGGGGGCATTAGGGGCCGCGGTGCAGTTGTTTTTGCGAGTGGAGGATGGGGGCATTCAAACCCTGCAACTGGGGAATTGGCTGGCGCCTTTTGGCATTTCATTTTCGGTGGGCTTGCTGGCGGCAGTCATGCTGGTGGGAAGCTCTGTGGTTGCTTTGTGCGGAAACCTTTCCATGCAGGCACTGCTGAACCGGCAATGGGAACTGCGGGGGTACTACAGCTTGTTCCATTTCATGATGATGGGTGTGTTTGGCGCCTTTTCCACCGGAGATTTATTCAACCTGTACGTGTGGTATGAGGTGATGCTGGCCTCGTCCTTTTTCCTGGTGGCGATGAGCCGCTATCGCACATCGGTGACCGGCGCCTATAAGTACGCTGTGTTGAGCATTCTTTCTTCAGTCGCTTTTTTGATTGGCATTGCATTTATTTACAATACGGCTGGCAGTCTGGATATCGTGGATCTGATTCAGTATCAGCGCAGCTACGGTCAGAATCTGGGGATGGTCGTGGGCCTTTGTTGTCTGGTCATGGCATTTTCTGTGAAGTCGGCGCTGTTTCCGTTTTTCTTCTGGATGCCAGCGGCGTATCCGGTGACGTTGACGGCAGTGGCCGGGGTATTTGCGGGTTTTCTGACCAAGGTGGGCGTTTATTCTCTATTGCGGATTTTGGTGCCCGTGTCGACTTTACCTGGCAGCGAAAGACTGTTGCCGCTTCTGTTTTCGTTGGCCTTGTTGTCGATGATTCTTGGCGTGCTGGGGGCGCTTTCCCGGGACAATATGAAGGGCATTCTGGCCTTTCACAGTACATCCCAGGTCGGATATATGGTGCTGGGATTGTCGCTGGGAACTTCGGCGGGCATAGCTGCCTGTGTGTTCTATATGATCCATCACATGCTGGTGAAAACGAATTTATTTTTTGCTGTGGCGGTTATGGAAAAAGCCAGCGGCACCAGCTTTGTTTCTGAATCCGGAGGCCTGTGGAAGGCTCGTCCGCTACTGGGGGCTGTCTTTGCATTTTCGGCGTTGTCGTTAATTGGTGTGCCTCCGCTGTCTGGTTTTTGGGGCAAGGTGCTGACCCTGCAGGCGGCGTTGGGTGAAGAGCGTTGGCTGGCTGTGGGGATGGCGTTGGCAGTCAGTCTGTTGACTTTGATGTCGATGCTTAAAATCTGGAACGGAGTGTTTTGGAAGCCTGCGGTGTCTTCGTTGCCTGAAAACGACCGGCAAGGCCGGGGGCGCTGGATGATGGTGCCACTGTTGGTGATGAGTTTATTGATCCTGAGTGTGGGGCTTGGTTTTCAGCCTTTGATGAATCTGACGGAAAGGGTGGCGCAGGAACTGATGGAAGGAGGTCTGCGATGA
- a CDS encoding KH domain-containing protein yields the protein MSGLKEIKVIRKRPEISPNQDQDRESGRSLLETLIRGLVDYPDTVSVTYMVGDKTTVYKVECDQKCLGQVIGCKGKNISGIRAVLSATLARKGIRAIVEIPYFVVEA from the coding sequence ATGTCTGGCCTAAAAGAGATCAAAGTCATTCGTAAAAGACCTGAGATCAGCCCTAACCAAGACCAAGATCGAGAGAGCGGTCGCAGCCTGCTTGAGACTTTGATCCGAGGATTGGTCGATTATCCTGACACGGTTTCTGTAACTTATATGGTGGGCGATAAGACGACTGTCTATAAGGTGGAGTGCGATCAGAAGTGCCTGGGGCAGGTGATCGGCTGCAAAGGCAAGAACATCAGCGGCATTCGTGCGGTTCTTTCGGCAACATTGGCCCGAAAAGGCATCCGGGCCATCGTGGAAATTCCATACTTTGTGGTTGAAGCCTAA
- a CDS encoding monovalent cation/H+ antiporter complex subunit F — translation MIYLMITALVVSSGLAMYRCIKGPDWMDRVMTFDLLNNISIASAVLYAVFSNSEEAVSLILVLAPLSFLSNTFFVFLLERKKDIL, via the coding sequence ATGATTTATTTGATGATCACAGCACTGGTGGTGTCGTCGGGGCTTGCCATGTATCGCTGTATTAAAGGGCCGGACTGGATGGACCGGGTGATGACCTTTGATCTATTGAACAATATCTCCATCGCTTCGGCGGTCTTGTATGCCGTTTTTAGCAACAGCGAAGAAGCGGTGTCTTTGATTCTGGTGCTGGCGCCGCTGTCATTTCTTTCAAACACGTTCTTCGTGTTTTTACTGGAGCGTAAAAAGGACATCTTATGA
- a CDS encoding HutD family protein has translation MIQLLKSSTYQRMPWKNGLGVTDQIDLAPAEIKSSQPYAWRLSSALVTASNPFSIFEGYDRLLSVIEGDGLMLNQNPLLPLQVCEFSGDDHTDCQLIGSPVRDLGLIFNPKTHRARMQFHTLPAVSESVMSLKEEIHFFFVVQGKMRLDGQTAQVQDCFKLIRETQIKIQNTASETLGYYQISLSPI, from the coding sequence ATGATTCAACTTCTGAAAAGCTCCACTTATCAACGCATGCCCTGGAAGAACGGCCTTGGTGTCACCGATCAAATTGACCTGGCTCCGGCAGAAATCAAAAGCAGTCAGCCCTATGCGTGGCGCCTGAGTTCTGCTTTAGTGACGGCGTCGAATCCATTTTCAATCTTTGAAGGTTATGATCGTCTACTTAGTGTGATCGAAGGCGATGGCCTGATGTTGAATCAAAATCCGCTTCTGCCGCTGCAGGTATGCGAGTTTTCTGGGGACGATCACACCGATTGTCAGCTGATCGGCTCCCCCGTCCGGGACCTGGGACTTATCTTCAATCCCAAGACCCACCGCGCACGCATGCAGTTTCACACCCTGCCCGCCGTCAGCGAATCCGTGATGTCCCTGAAAGAAGAGATTCACTTTTTCTTCGTGGTCCAAGGCAAGATGCGCCTGGACGGTCAAACAGCGCAAGTGCAAGACTGTTTTAAACTCATCCGGGAAACCCAGATCAAAATCCAAAACACGGCCAGCGAGACCCTGGGATACTATCAGATCTCGCTTTCCCCCATTTAG